The proteins below come from a single Triticum aestivum cultivar Chinese Spring chromosome 5D, IWGSC CS RefSeq v2.1, whole genome shotgun sequence genomic window:
- the LOC123121404 gene encoding uncharacterized protein, translated as MAHVGVNRPDCSSSPLLLLTLNLPTTNARMKRIGAGERSYPSSQWRCRRNWWRPPATVHPLNIVLQKFVPAPLLEICKLGVRASSPDSLFSLPISQRELNLPTTVDAHLLPVRRVPDEADWIPRRHHRVAADTCSENLNASTGYSPALAISHGKEVTGWHGPVKIKGWGQLKSRRGEFMVERMTHLPVKSVRSTLSVSVGFLLILLFCFGPRLSFGE; from the exons ATGGCGCACGTCGGGGTCAATCGCCCAGACTGCTCATCTTCACCGCTTCTCCTCCTGACTCTCAATCTCCCCACCACAAATGCGCGCATGAAACGGATTGGGGCAGGCGAGCGATCGTATCCTTCATCACAATGGAGGTGTAGAAGAAACTGGTGGAGACCTCCGGCAACTGTCCACCCTTTAAATATTGTTCTGCAGAAATTTGTGCCGGCGCCTCTGCTCGAGATCTGCAAG CTGGGTGTACGTGCTTCATCTCCAGATTCGTTATTTTCTCTGCCGATAAGTCAACGCGAGTTGAATCTCCCCACCACCGTCGACGCTCATCTCCTTCCGGTGCGACGCGTGCCGGACGAGGCAGATTGGATCCCTCGCCGCCACCACCGCGTCGCCGCGGACACATGCTCGGAGAATCTGAATGCCTCTACAG GTTACAG CCCAGCTTTGGCCATTTCTCACGGAAAGGAAGTTACGGGCTGGCATGGCCCAGTTAAAATCAAGGGGTGGGGTCAGCTAAAATCAAGGAGGGGTGAATTCATGGTGGAGAGGATGACACATCTCCCTGTGAAATCAGTCCGTAGCACACTTTCCGTAAGTGTAGGATTTTTGTTAATACTGCTATTTTGTTTTGGTCCAAGGTTGAGCTTTGGGGAGTAA